TGGCGCTGATTGCGATCGTCGCCCACAGACGACAGTAAACCGTCCGATAGTCGCATACGGATCTCCGATCAGTTCGAAACCATTTTTCTAGACCGGGAATCCGGAAGAAGAGTCGGTCCGACGATGCGTTTAACAGAGACGGGACGAACCGTAGTACATGAGTTCAGTTCCAGAGCGTGGAGAGATCGACGAGCAGTACAAATGGGATACAGACGATCTGTTCGTGAACGACTCGGAGTGGGAAGACAGCTACGAGCAGGCCGAGTCGCTCATCGAGGAACTCGAAGAATACGAAGGCCGCGTAACCGAGGACGCTGAAACGCTGTTAGCTGCGTTGCGTCACTCCGAGCAGACGATGCGCACCGTTTCGAACGTCGTCACGTACACGCGGATGAAAAGCGACGAGGACACTCGTGACCAGCAGTATCAGGCGCTATCAGCGCGAGCGCAGTCGTTGATCGCCGACGCCAGGAGCGCAGCGGGGTTCATCGAGCCGGAGATCCAAACGCTCACCGAGACGGATATCGAGGAACTGATCGACCGAGAGCCAGCGCTCGAACAGTACGAGCAGTATTTCGACGACGTGCTCCGGCTGAAACCGCACACGCGATCGACAACGATCGAGCAACTACTCGCTGATTTCAGTGACGTAACCGACGCGCCGGGAGAGATCTACACCATGCTGACGAACGCGGATATGGAGTTTCCGGCCGTCGAGGATCCCGATGGGAACGCGGTCGAGATCACGCTGTCGAATTTCACGACATTGCAGAAAAATCCCGACCGGACGTTTCGTCGGGAAGTGTACGAATCGTTTTATGACGAGTGGGAGTCAGTGCGGAACGCGATCGGAGCAGCATATAAAAAAAGCGTGACTGCTGATGTGAAACAGGCTCGAGCACACGAGTATGAAACCGCCCGCGAGGCCAAACTCGACGGCACCAACGTTCCACTCTCGGTGTACGATACCCTCGTCGAGACGGTCAACGACAACCTCGACACACTCCACAAACATCTCGAACTGAAGCGCGACGTGCTCGATCTCGACGAACTTAGAATGTGGGACGTGTACATGTCCCTCACTGGAAACGAAAGCCCAACCGTAACCTACGAACAGGCGAGATCATACGTCACCGACGCGGTTGCACCCCTTGGAGAGGAGTACCAGTCCCGGCTGGCAGCCGGACTCGATGCACGGTGGGTAGACGTCTATGAGAACGTGGGAAAACGGTCGGGAGCCTACAGCAGCGGAACGTACGACACCCAGCCGTATATCCTGATGAACTACCAGGACGATGTGACCTCGATGTTCACGCTGGCTCACGAACTCGGTCATTCGATGCACAGCCAATTGGCGAAAGAGACACAGCCGTACGTGTACAGCGATTACGAGATCTTCGTTGCTGAGGTCGCAAGCACCGTCAACGAGACGTTACTCACTCACCATCTCCTCGAAACAGTCGAGGATGAACAGCTTCGCCGGCACGTTCTCGACCAGTATCTCGAACGGTTCCGATCGACGTTGCTGCGACAGACCATGTTCGCAGAATTCGAACAGAGGACCCACGAAATCGTCGAAGACGGTGGGGCGCTCACGCCGGATCGGCTCGATGAGTTGTACGGCGGGCTGAAACGCACGTATCTCGAACCGGCGGTCGTCGACGACCGGATCGATCGGGAATGGATGCGTATCCCCCATTTCTACAACGCGTTCTACGTCTACCAGTACGCGACCGGGATCAGTGCAGCGGTTGCGATCGTCGACCAGATCCTCGACGACGACAGACCCGACGCTGCAAAGCAGTATCGTCAGTTCCTCCGCTCGGGGTCCCGAGACTATCCCCTCGAACTCCTGCAAGATGCTGGCGTGGACATGCAACGACCAGACCCCATCGAAACGACGTTTTCGACGTACGAGGAGTATCTCGGCGTGTTCGAGCAGTTGACCTGATCAGTTTCGCATCAAACTGATAAACGCGTTGTCGTCCATCTCCTGCGTTCTATCTTCAAGTCGTGTGGCGAGCCTCTCGATCCGTGATCCGAGTGTCGATAGTTCCTCCTGTGATGACGTTGCCGAGGCGAGAAGCTCGCTCCGCTCAGCGAGCAAATCGAAATACTCAGCCTCCAGCTCACGATAGTCCTCGTGAGCGAGCATCTGCGAGACGACCGACAGCAGCTCGTCTTTCGTAATGGGTTTCGTGAGCGCCGCGTCGGCTCCAGCCTCGATGAGATCGAAATTGGACTCGACAGCAGTCGCCATCACGATCTTACAGTCCAATTCTCGTTTTCGTACCTCCTTGATCACTTCCCGCCCTGTCATGGCTGGCATCAACCGATCCAACACCATGATATCAACGCTGTCATCAATGAGCTCTAGCGCACGTGTACCGCTCTCTGCGGATCGTATCTGATAGTCACCGGATAACCAGTGTGAGTAGATGTCCACTAACGATGATTCATCCTCGACGATCAACACGACTGGATCCGTATCACTCATTGAGCCGCAAACACACGCCAAATTGATTAATATTCCGATTATCCAACTATATCAAGACTATTGTATTATATTGAATACTAATGTGTAATTATGTCCGGGTCGAGACGGGTTTACTCATTTCGATGCTTGGTTGAGGGCGTCGAGAGCCGTCGCTGCGTCCTCCGTGGCGGCGAGGAACTTGCGGGCGCGATCAGGATCCTCCGTCGTTTCGGCGTGTTTGGCGAAACGCGTGATGGTAGTTACGAGCGACTGGCGTGCCGTCGAGAGATCGGGATCGGACGGAACATCGGCAGCTGTAGCTGATGTGTCCGTGGTGGTCGTGTCGGTAGTCGGTTCCGTGTGGTCCTCAGACGGTGCCGTTTCATCCTCGATTTCGATCTGCGTTGACGCCGTCGTCTCTGGCGGCTCCGATGACTCGGCGTCCGCCGTGGCCTGTTGTGTATCAGTTGCGGACCGGGGTGTGTCCCCCGATCGTTGTTCGTCGGTTCGGACCTGACAGGTCGGACAGAACTCCTGTCCCTCATACCGGAAAAGCGGATCACTACAGGTGTCACAGTGAGTGTCCGTCATCGTTGCCCCTTGAAGAAGCAGTTCGCTCATGCGCTCCGTGCTTTCGCGTTTTCGCTTGTCCTGTTCGAACTGCTTTCTAAGCTTCTCACGCTCGGCATCCTCGTCAAATTCGCTCATACACGAAAGGAAGTGGTCGATCTCAAAAAGATCTCCGACGGAAACCGAAGCGTACCTCTCGATCATGGCTGATCGAAACGTCGTATCTCGTATACGTTTTGTTCGAATCCATTGGTTCAGATTATAATGATTGTACAGAACGGTGTAAACGATATTTTATGCATGCGTTACCAATGTCGAAATGATAGCTTTCGAAGCGTTTAACCGGCCCGTACGCCGATTTTGGGGTATGGTAAAAGTCAGCGTAGTCGGCGCGGCAGGGACCGTTGGTGCAGCGGCTGGATACAACATTGCGCTCCGCGACATCGCCGATGAGGTAGTGTTCGTGGACATTCCAGATCAAGAAGACACGACGATCGGGCAGGCTGCCGACGTGAACCACGGCGTCGCCTACGACGCGAACACGGATATCCGACAGGGGAGCTACGAGGAGACGGCTGGCTCCGATGTGGTCGTGATCACGGCGGGCATTCCACGCAAGCCCGGACAAACCCGGCTCGATCTGGCAGAGGACAATGCGCCGATCATGGAGGATATCGGCGCGTCGCTGGCCGAATACAACGACGATTTCGTGACGATCACCACCTCGAACCCCGTCGATCTCCTGAACCGGCATCTGTACGAAGCAGGTGATCGTGCCCGGGAGAAGGTGATCGGATTCGGTGGCCGCCTCGACAGCGCACGATTCCGGTACGTGCTTTCTCAGGAGTTCGACGTGCCGGTGACAAACGTCGAGGGGACGATCCTCGGTGAACATGGGGACGCACAGGTACCGGTGTTCTCGAAGGTGCGAGTGAACGGCCGGGATCCGTCGTTTACGGACGAGAAAAAGGATCGTATTCTCGGAGATCTCCAAGAAAGCGCGATGAACGTCATCGAGCGCAAGGGAGCGACCGAGTGGGGTCCAGCAACGGGTGTCGGACACATGGTTGAGGCCGTGCTCCGGGACACCGGCGAAGTGCTTCCTGGTTCGATCGCGCTCGATGGCGAGTTCGGTCACAGTGGCGTCGGTCTCGGCGTGCCGGTCAAACTCGGCCGAAACGGGGTTGAGGAGATCGTCGAGTGGGAGCTTTCCGAAAGCGAACAGGAACAACTAGCCAATGCGGCCGAGAAACTGGCCGACCAGTACGAGAAGATCGCGTGAGAACTCTGCCGACGGCTCGGAGCTGACGCCTACCCAACGGATAGAGAGCCGTCGGTCGGTACACTTTTCATTCCCTACGGATTCCAACACGTATGAATAGATCTCACGTCGTCGCAGTCTGTGGCAGTCTTCGGGACGGTAGTTACACCCGAATCGCACTCCAGCACGCGCTCGACGGCGCAGCCGATCTGGACGCCTCGACCGATCTGATCGATCTCCGGTCGCTTGAGCTACCGGTGTACGACGCTGACGCCAACGATGCGGGCGATTCCGACGAACTCCGAGAACGGATTCGGGAAGCCGACAGCGTGTTGTTGGGATCACCGATGTACCACGGCTCCTACTCCGCACCCCTGAAAAACGCGCTGGATTACTGTGGATTCGACGAGTTCGAGAACACCACGGTGGGACTGCTCGCGGTGTCGGGCGGTTCGTTCACAGTCACGACGCTCGATCACCTCAGATCGGTGTGTCGCGCGCTGAACGCGTGGGTGATCCCCCACCAGGCTGCGATCCCAAGCGTCAACAGCCAGTTCGAGGACGGCGAATTCGTCGATACAGACATCGAGACCCGAGTCAGAACCTTGGGGCGGCGCGCCGTCGAGTACGCCACGATCGAACCCGATCCCTACACCGTCGAAAGCGCCGAAAACGTCGGTGCAGACGACTAATTTCGAAGTGACGCCTGCGCACGATGCGTATGGTGACCGGCAGATCGATCCCTCGCCGAAGAACGACAAGAGTCACACGGATCGGCGGTGTTGTTCGAGCATGGGCGACGATTCACAACGGATCGAGACGCGGGCGATCCACGCGGGCCAACAGCCAGACCCCGAAACGGGAGCGGTGATGACGCCGATCTACGCGAGCTCGACGTATGCACAGGACGCGCCGGGCGAGGACCGGGGGTATGAATACTCCCGAACCGGGAACCCGACTCGAGCGGCGCTCGAAGCGAACCTCGCTGATCTCGAAAGCGGTGCTCACGGCCGAGTCTTTTCGAGCGGAATGGGCGCGATCAACACCGTGCTCAACCTGTGTGAATCGGGCGATCACGTGGTTGCGAGCAACGACGTGTACGGTGGCACTCATCGCCTGTTCACCCAGGTGTACGACCAGTACGACGTGTCGTTCGACTTTGTGGACATGACGGATCTCGATGCAGTGGCCGACGCTGTCGGCTCGGCCACTCGCGTAGTGTGGGTCGAAACGCCGACCAATCCGTTGTTAAGCGTGATCGACATGGCAGCCGTCGCAGACATCGCTCACGAACACGCTGCGCTCTGTGCGGTGGACAACACGTTTGCGACGCCGTATCTCCAGCGTCCACTCGAACACGGCGCTGACGTCGTCTGTCACTCGCTCACGAAGTACATGGGCGGACACTCCGACGTCGTTGGGGGAGCACTCATCACTGACGACGCCGAACTCGACGAGCGCTTTGGCTTTTATCAGAACAGCGTCGGCGCGACGCCGAACCCCTTCGGGTGCTTTCTGGTGTTGCGAGGCGTGAAGACGCTTCCAGTTCGCATGGAACGCCACTGTGACAACGCGCGTGCACTGGCGGCATGGCTCGAAGACCGCCCCGAAGTCGAGTCCATCTACTACCCCGGATTGGAGAGCCACCCGACCCACGAGACCGCAGCCAAACAGATGGACGACTACGGCGGCATGCTCAGCTTCGAACTCGACGCAACGTTAGAAGAGACGAGTGCAGTCGTCTCGAACACGGAGGTGTTCACGCTCGCAGAAAGTTTGGGCGGCGTCGAGAGCCTCATCGAGCAACCAGCAGCGATGACACATCAGGCGATACCACGGGAAGAGCGGATCGCAGCCGGATTAACCGACGGTTTGATTCGAGTCAGCGCCGGTATCGAGCACGTCGATGATCTCCGAGCGGATCTACAGCACGCGTTCGATACCGTATGCCAGTGAACATCTCGGACCGGAACAGAAGGCGAAACTGATAACGGCAGAACACATACCCCGAAGCAATGAAACGTCGGACGTATCTCTCGGGGGCAGTAGCTGCCGTCGGCCTTTCGATGCCGACCATCAGATCACCGATCGACGTTAGTGAACAAAAAAAGGACACGACGGGCGAGCTAGAGGCCACGGCAACAGTTCTAGAAGGGACCAAGTACGAAACGGAGCTGTATGCGATCGATGGGACCGACGAGGGACCGACGGGCATCGTGGTCGGTGGTGTCCACGGAGACGAAAAGTCCGGATACCGGGCGGCCGAAACGGTGGCGAGCTGGCAGTTCGAGACCGGTCGGGTGATCGTGCTTCCCCGCGTGAATCGACCAGCGATCGAGCGGAACACTCGCCACGGCGTCGGTGGGGATCTCAATCGACAGTTTCCGCCCGGAGAAACGCCGACGACGAAGCTCGCACGCGCGATCTGGAACGACGTAGTGATGCGATACGAGCCGGATGTCCTACTCGATCTCCACCGATCGAAAGGGATCTACAAGTTCCATCCGGACTTCGTCGGACAGTCGATCTACCCGACGAACGCCGGATCCGCACCGTCGAACGCCAAGGAAACGATCGATATACTGAACAAAGAACACGTTCCGTGGTACATGCCGTTCCACGAGTTCAAGCCCGGAAACACGGTGTACGGCAGCCGTCCGATGCTCGTTCACAAGGCCGGTAACGATCTGAACATACCGGCGTACATCGTAGAAACGGCGCGATTCCTCACCGATCTCGACACGCGGATTGAATGGACGACCGCGGCTGCGGAATCGCTGCTTTCGTTACACGACATCGGTCGCGCAGGGAAGGGTGAGCAATGACTGTATCGGATATCCGGCGGATCTTCGCCGGACGGAGCGTCATCGTTGTATTCGTGCTCCTCGTCGGTCCGCTCGTCGTCGGTGCCATCGACAACGATTTCATGACGCCCTTAGCGCTCCCAGGATACGTCGCGCTGTCTCTGGGGAGTTCGATCGGGAATCAGCTTTTTCCGAACTTCGCGCTCTGGGTGTACTGGGCACCGTTCTTAGTGGGCAGCTACGCCGTCTCGGTCGTTGTTGGCGGGATACACCGGCATATTCGACAGTGAAGAAACACAACCCAGAGAAACGAACAGCCAGTGGCAGTAGCTTTTTGATATGCCCGAACTGTTCGGTGGTATGAAAAAAGCAGCACTCGATGAGATCCAGACCGTTCCGAACCCGTTGAACGTGCATGAGATCCGCAAGCCGATTTCGATGGTGCTCGGAACGACCGACTTCGCCATGAACTACTTCGAACTCTCCTCTGGCGAATCGTTTTCCGGTGGTATTCACACCCATCACGATCAAGAGGAGGTGTTTTTCATCGTGGAGGGCACTGCGACGTTCGAGATCGGTCGGGAAGGAAGAGAGGAGGTACGAGTCGGTCCGGAGGCAGCAATCCGCTTTGAGCCGGGGGAGTTCCAGTGTGGCCACAACTACGATGAGGAGACCGTCGTCGGGTTGGCACTCGGCGCGCCCGGCGCGATGCACGACTGGGACGAACTGGAATCGATCGTTTACTGTCCGGAGTGTGAGAAGAAAACGGGCCACGGTGTCGCACTCGAAAACGGGGACTTCCAACTCACCTGTACAGTGTGTGAATACGACCACTGACCGGCGTCAAAACAGCGCGTCGCTTTCTTCGAGGATGCGCGCCGGGCCGCCGACCTGCCAGCGTCGAGTCGGTGCGTGCTCGCTGACGGCGCGTTCGACTGCATCGACGTGTTCGGCCGTCGTGTTGACGTAGACGCTTGCACCCGTATCGGTAGAGAAGAACACGGGGATTCCATCGCGCCGGAGATCGCGCACCGTCTCGAAGATCGACAGCGTGGTGGGCTGCCAGTACACCCACCCGGCAGGACCGGTCATCGTCGTCGCAGCCAACGAGAGTGAATCGTGCTCGGCGAGCTCGAACGCCGCTTCGAACTCCGCGCTCAGCAGCGCATCGCGCATCTCGACGATCTGGCCGTGGATATGGGCCAGTCGGGCCTCGAACATGTGGCTGTCGGCGGCCTCTTTGTGTGCTTCTTCGGTTTCCTTGTACGCCGGTACCTCACAGCCGATGACCCGTAGCTCGTCTTCGAGTTCGGTGTCGATGCGCTCTGCCCGACAGTCCACGTCGTTCAGCCCCGTCCGGAGGTGGGAAAACGCGCCCGTTACTGCCCGTGCCGCCGAGGACGAACCGCGGCGGGCGATCGTGGAAATCTCCGGACGGCTCAACTCCAGCCCGGCG
The sequence above is drawn from the Halocatena salina genome and encodes:
- a CDS encoding Sjogren's syndrome/scleroderma autoantigen 1 family protein; protein product: MSEFDEDAEREKLRKQFEQDKRKRESTERMSELLLQGATMTDTHCDTCSDPLFRYEGQEFCPTCQVRTDEQRSGDTPRSATDTQQATADAESSEPPETTASTQIEIEDETAPSEDHTEPTTDTTTTDTSATAADVPSDPDLSTARQSLVTTITRFAKHAETTEDPDRARKFLAATEDAATALDALNQASK
- the mdh gene encoding malate dehydrogenase, with amino-acid sequence MVKVSVVGAAGTVGAAAGYNIALRDIADEVVFVDIPDQEDTTIGQAADVNHGVAYDANTDIRQGSYEETAGSDVVVITAGIPRKPGQTRLDLAEDNAPIMEDIGASLAEYNDDFVTITTSNPVDLLNRHLYEAGDRAREKVIGFGGRLDSARFRYVLSQEFDVPVTNVEGTILGEHGDAQVPVFSKVRVNGRDPSFTDEKKDRILGDLQESAMNVIERKGATEWGPATGVGHMVEAVLRDTGEVLPGSIALDGEFGHSGVGLGVPVKLGRNGVEEIVEWELSESEQEQLANAAEKLADQYEKIA
- a CDS encoding response regulator transcription factor — its product is MSDTDPVVLIVEDESSLVDIYSHWLSGDYQIRSAESGTRALELIDDSVDIMVLDRLMPAMTGREVIKEVRKRELDCKIVMATAVESNFDLIEAGADAALTKPITKDELLSVVSQMLAHEDYRELEAEYFDLLAERSELLASATSSQEELSTLGSRIERLATRLEDRTQEMDDNAFISLMRN
- the pepF gene encoding oligoendopeptidase F; translation: MSSVPERGEIDEQYKWDTDDLFVNDSEWEDSYEQAESLIEELEEYEGRVTEDAETLLAALRHSEQTMRTVSNVVTYTRMKSDEDTRDQQYQALSARAQSLIADARSAAGFIEPEIQTLTETDIEELIDREPALEQYEQYFDDVLRLKPHTRSTTIEQLLADFSDVTDAPGEIYTMLTNADMEFPAVEDPDGNAVEITLSNFTTLQKNPDRTFRREVYESFYDEWESVRNAIGAAYKKSVTADVKQARAHEYETAREAKLDGTNVPLSVYDTLVETVNDNLDTLHKHLELKRDVLDLDELRMWDVYMSLTGNESPTVTYEQARSYVTDAVAPLGEEYQSRLAAGLDARWVDVYENVGKRSGAYSSGTYDTQPYILMNYQDDVTSMFTLAHELGHSMHSQLAKETQPYVYSDYEIFVAEVASTVNETLLTHHLLETVEDEQLRRHVLDQYLERFRSTLLRQTMFAEFEQRTHEIVEDGGALTPDRLDELYGGLKRTYLEPAVVDDRIDREWMRIPHFYNAFYVYQYATGISAAVAIVDQILDDDRPDAAKQYRQFLRSGSRDYPLELLQDAGVDMQRPDPIETTFSTYEEYLGVFEQLT
- a CDS encoding NADPH-dependent FMN reductase, translating into MNRSHVVAVCGSLRDGSYTRIALQHALDGAADLDASTDLIDLRSLELPVYDADANDAGDSDELRERIREADSVLLGSPMYHGSYSAPLKNALDYCGFDEFENTTVGLLAVSGGSFTVTTLDHLRSVCRALNAWVIPHQAAIPSVNSQFEDGEFVDTDIETRVRTLGRRAVEYATIEPDPYTVESAENVGADD
- a CDS encoding cupin domain-containing protein, which produces MKKAALDEIQTVPNPLNVHEIRKPISMVLGTTDFAMNYFELSSGESFSGGIHTHHDQEEVFFIVEGTATFEIGREGREEVRVGPEAAIRFEPGEFQCGHNYDEETVVGLALGAPGAMHDWDELESIVYCPECEKKTGHGVALENGDFQLTCTVCEYDH
- a CDS encoding M99 family carboxypeptidase catalytic domain-containing protein; translation: MKRRTYLSGAVAAVGLSMPTIRSPIDVSEQKKDTTGELEATATVLEGTKYETELYAIDGTDEGPTGIVVGGVHGDEKSGYRAAETVASWQFETGRVIVLPRVNRPAIERNTRHGVGGDLNRQFPPGETPTTKLARAIWNDVVMRYEPDVLLDLHRSKGIYKFHPDFVGQSIYPTNAGSAPSNAKETIDILNKEHVPWYMPFHEFKPGNTVYGSRPMLVHKAGNDLNIPAYIVETARFLTDLDTRIEWTTAAAESLLSLHDIGRAGKGEQ
- the mvaD gene encoding phosphomevalonate decarboxylase MvaD, yielding MKATARAHPIQGLIKYHGMRDPELRLPYHDSISVCTAPSNSTTTVEFDPSLTSDRIVIDGEAVSGRAAERVETVIDEVRSRAGIETPVRFESESSFPTNIGFGSSSSGFAAAAMALCEAAGLELSRPEISTIARRGSSSAARAVTGAFSHLRTGLNDVDCRAERIDTELEDELRVIGCEVPAYKETEEAHKEAADSHMFEARLAHIHGQIVEMRDALLSAEFEAAFELAEHDSLSLAATTMTGPAGWVYWQPTTLSIFETVRDLRRDGIPVFFSTDTGASVYVNTTAEHVDAVERAVSEHAPTRRWQVGGPARILEESDALF
- a CDS encoding cystathionine gamma-synthase — translated: MGDDSQRIETRAIHAGQQPDPETGAVMTPIYASSTYAQDAPGEDRGYEYSRTGNPTRAALEANLADLESGAHGRVFSSGMGAINTVLNLCESGDHVVASNDVYGGTHRLFTQVYDQYDVSFDFVDMTDLDAVADAVGSATRVVWVETPTNPLLSVIDMAAVADIAHEHAALCAVDNTFATPYLQRPLEHGADVVCHSLTKYMGGHSDVVGGALITDDAELDERFGFYQNSVGATPNPFGCFLVLRGVKTLPVRMERHCDNARALAAWLEDRPEVESIYYPGLESHPTHETAAKQMDDYGGMLSFELDATLEETSAVVSNTEVFTLAESLGGVESLIEQPAAMTHQAIPREERIAAGLTDGLIRVSAGIEHVDDLRADLQHAFDTVCQ